One Skermanella pratensis genomic window, ACGAGGTCGGCGCCATGGCGGCCTCGGTCCAGGTCTTCCGCGACCACGCGCTCCAGGTCCGCGCCATGCGGCTGGAGGAGGAGCGGCTGGAGGAGTTCCACCGAAACGAGGTGCGCAGCGCCATCCGCGGCATGGCCGACAAGGTGGACGGCCAGACCCGCAGGGCGATCGAGACCGTGACCGGCCAGACCGACGGCATGCGCGACGCCACGGCCGGCCTGCACGCGGCCGCGCGCAGCATGGACCGCAACGCCCGCGAGATGTCCGGCACCACGGCCCAGGCGCTGGAGGCGGTGGAGACCGCCGCGGTCGCGGCCGGACGGCTGTCCGACTCGGTGGACCGGATCAACGCCCAGGTGAAGGAGGCCGCCGAGGCGGCCGGGCTCGCGGTCGCCAGCGCCCGGGATGCCGCCGGCGTCATCCGCACGCTGGACGAGGTCGCGGCCGAGATCGGCGGCATCGTCGGCCTGATCCGCAATGTCGCCTCGCAGACCAACCTGCTGGCGCTGAACGCCACCATCGAGGCGTCGCGCGCCGGGGAGGCCGGCAAGGGCTTCGCCGTCGTCGCCGCGGAGGTCAAGGCGCTGTCGCGCGAGACCGAGAGCTCGACCGACCGGATCGGCGACCTGATCACCCGCATCCAGGCGGCGGCCGGGGATGCCGGCGCCGCCGTCGGCCGGGTGGGCGACACCATCACGGCGGTGGACGGCATCGCTGGCCGGATCGGCACCGCGATGCAGGAGCAGTCCCGGGCCATCGCCGAGATCGCCGTCAACGTCGAAGCGACCGCGCGGGCTACCCGCGACGTCTCGACCCATGTGGACGCCCTGTCCGGCGACGTGCGGCGTACCGACGACCTGGCGGAAAGCAGCAAGCTGGCGGCCTCGGCCCTGAGCGACGGGATCGGGGCATTGGCGGAGGCGCTGACCCAGATCGTCCGCACCTCGACCGAGGAGGCCAACCGCCGCGCCCACACCCGCCACCCCTGCCACGTCACGACGGAGGTCGCCGGCCCGTTCGGCGCCGGGGAGGCCGAACTGCTCGACGTGTCGCGCGGCGGCGCCCTGATCAGCAGCGACATCAAGTTCAAGGCGGGCGACCGGCTGAAGCTGCGCATCCCCGACCGCGACCAGCCCCAGCACGCCCACGTGGTCGGGATCACCCGCCACGGCATCCACCTCCAGTTCGATCCCCCGCCGCTGGGCGAGGGGGAGGTGGCGAGGGTGGCGGGGGCCTCGTGCTGACCGGTCGGCCTCAGGCCGGGATGGTGAAGGTCTGGATCCAGGAGACGCCGGGCTGCGCGTCGTCTTTCTGGTACGAGAACGGCTGGGTGATGTCGCCGATCGTGAGGGCACCCCGGTAGTTGGCCGCGGCGCTCCAGTTGACCCCGACCAGGATCAGGATGTTGATGCCGGACGTCAGGTAGGGATCCAGGTCGGTGACGTCGTCGAACGTGACGTCCTCCTCCTGCTCCCGGGCATAGACGACCAGACCGTTCAGGAACACGACGATCTCGTTGTCCGCGTTGGTCACCCTCAGGGATACTCTTGCCATCTGGAACTCCTGCCGAACGATGTGGGGTGTGCGTGGGATGTGCAGCGCTTAGAGAACTCGAGGCGACGACAGCCCGGAAGCCGGGGGTCGCCGGAACATAGGGAAAGAGGTTTCCGCTATGCTTGGAGCATCATAATTACCCTCTGTGGAGAAGGGTATATTATTATGCGTCTGCAATAGAGCCGGCGGGCATGCTCTTGCATGAGCAAGAAATGCCGGATCTTTCGTTTGCCGGCGCGACGGCCGGTCCCAAGCGGCGCCACCCCGCCGCCGGCCCGATGCGCGTCGCGGCGCACTGGTCTTTCGCCCGTCGGGGCACCACTTTCCATGCATGGCAAACGGCACTGAACAGAACTCGTTCGGCGGGCGCATCGCCCGCTATGCACGGGTCTCCACGGCGATGGGCGGGCTGGCGGCGCGGCTCGCCGGACAGCGCTATCTCGGCATCAAGCTCGAACGCGGCGAGCACGCGAAGGAACTGAGGGACGCGCTGGGCGGGCTGAAAGGGCCGCTGATGAAGGTGGCGCAGATCCTGTCCAGTATTCCCGACGCCCTGCCGCAGGAATATGTCCAGGAACTCTCGCAGCTCCAGGCCGACGCGCCCAGCATGGGCTGGCCCTTCGTGAAGCGCCGGATGGCGGCGGAGCTGGGTCCCGACTGGCAGAAGCGGTTCGCCAAGTTCGAACACGAGGCCGCGTCCGCGGCGTCCCTCGGGCAGGTCCACAAAGCGGTCGGGCTGGACGGCACGCAGCTCGCCTGCAAGCTCCAGTACCCCGACATGATGTCCGCGGTCGAGGCCGACCTTCGGCAGCTCGGCCTGATCTTCTCGATCTACGAGCGCTACGACAAGACCATCTCGACCCGGCAGATCCACGCCGAGATTTCGGCCCGTCTGCGCGAGGAGCTGGACTACGCGCTGGAGGCGCGGCACACGGCGCTGTACCGGGACATTCTGGCGCCGGTCGGCACCGTCCAGGTGCCGGAGGTGGTTCCGGAGCTGTCGACCAAGCGGCTGCTGACCATGGGCTGGCTTGAAGGCCGCAAGATCCTGGATTACGTCAAGGACCATCCGGAACGCCGCAACGACCTGGCGCTGAACATGTTCCGGGCTTGGTACACGCCGTTCTACACCTGCGGCACGATCCACGGCGATCCGCACTTGGGCAACTACACCGTGCGAGCCGATGCCTCGATCAACCTGCTCGACTTCGGCTGCATCCGCATCTTCAAGCCCAGCTTCGTCAAGGGCGTCATCGACCTTTACCATGCCCTCCAGACCGACGACCGCGACCTTGCGGCCGAGGCGTACCGCGTCTGGGGCTTCAACAAGATCGACAACCAGTTGATCGATATCCTCAACGTGTGGGCTCACTTCGTCTATGCCCCGATCATGGACGACCGGACCCGCAGGATAGACGAGACCAACAGCGCCATGTACGGGCGCGAGGCGGCGGAGAAGGTCCACAGGGCGCTGCACGAGGTCGGCGGGCTGGAGATCCCCCGGGAGTTCGTGTTCATGGACCGGGCCGCCATCGGGCTGGGGTCGGTTTTCCTGCATCTCAAGGCCGAAGTGAACTGGTACCAGCTCTTCCATGACCTGATCGGCGACTTCGACGTGAACGCGCTTGAGAAGCACCAGACCGAGCTGCTCAATCGCCATGGAGTGCCGCTGCCGACCTGACCTCCGTCGCGTGTTCCCGGCGCGTGCTGTCGATTTTCCGTGAGAAATTACGGAACCAACCAGCCAAAACCTTTGTTGAGGGGGCCAAAGGTTGCCGATTGGCGGCCGCATCGCCCCCAAGACGAGGATCAATCCCCATGAACAAGCTCTATTACGGTGCAGCCGTGCTGGCCCTGGCAATTGGCGTCTCCGGTCAGGCCTTGGCACAGGATACCGGCCTGACGACTGGCCAGACCGACGGCGCCCAGACGGGCCGGGCGGCTGTGGGGCAGCACAGCTCAGGCATCGGCGATCCCACTTTCCCGACCGGCACGACCAACCTCCAGGTTCCCGCCTCTTGCGGTCCCACCGACGTGGCCGCCGTCCGCTCCGACCTGGAGAGCGTCCAGAACGACCTGATCCGCGAGCGCATCGGCGTGCAACTCCAGACCGCCGAGAACCAGGCGCAGGACGGTAACCGCGCCCGTTGCGCCCAGATCCTGGCGGACGCGCGGAATTCCATCATCAAGGCTGGCGGTCAGGTCAACGACATGAGCGCGGCGGCGGGCGGCGGCGTGGTTCCGCCGGCGGGCACCGAGGGAGCCGGCAGCGGCGGAGTCGCGGGCGGTGGTCCTGTCGCAGGCTCGACCGAGACCCGCCCGATGGGCACCGGCATGAGCAGCGACGCCAACGGCAGCCTGGCGGCCGGCACCGGCCAGGGCCAGGCGATCCCGCAGCGCTACACGGTCAACGACTGCCAGCCGACCACCTGGGCGGCGCTCCAGGATCAGGCCAGCCAGGCTCCCG contains:
- a CDS encoding methyl-accepting chemotaxis protein, whose product is MLLVNRLSISTKIALLCILAIGVIGIVNLVALRTILLAEGERLGFARQEANMRVAWELLRTVGAPRLDGQGRLSAGDTLLEGNTALVDRIGVLTGGAVTLFSDGRRVATSVRDSTGRRAVGSGALDPAVVETVLKRGQPFRGEVAVLGEPYLAAYDPIADPDGKVIGALFVGEPRAAFMTMVDALVRGGLLLGGVAALVVAAASFLAMRRLLGPLTRLRAVMGRFAADQLDEKVPCLDRADEVGAMAASVQVFRDHALQVRAMRLEEERLEEFHRNEVRSAIRGMADKVDGQTRRAIETVTGQTDGMRDATAGLHAAARSMDRNAREMSGTTAQALEAVETAAVAAGRLSDSVDRINAQVKEAAEAAGLAVASARDAAGVIRTLDEVAAEIGGIVGLIRNVASQTNLLALNATIEASRAGEAGKGFAVVAAEVKALSRETESSTDRIGDLITRIQAAAGDAGAAVGRVGDTITAVDGIAGRIGTAMQEQSRAIAEIAVNVEATARATRDVSTHVDALSGDVRRTDDLAESSKLAASALSDGIGALAEALTQIVRTSTEEANRRAHTRHPCHVTTEVAGPFGAGEAELLDVSRGGALISSDIKFKAGDRLKLRIPDRDQPQHAHVVGITRHGIHLQFDPPPLGEGEVARVAGASC
- a CDS encoding ABC1 kinase family protein, with product MANGTEQNSFGGRIARYARVSTAMGGLAARLAGQRYLGIKLERGEHAKELRDALGGLKGPLMKVAQILSSIPDALPQEYVQELSQLQADAPSMGWPFVKRRMAAELGPDWQKRFAKFEHEAASAASLGQVHKAVGLDGTQLACKLQYPDMMSAVEADLRQLGLIFSIYERYDKTISTRQIHAEISARLREELDYALEARHTALYRDILAPVGTVQVPEVVPELSTKRLLTMGWLEGRKILDYVKDHPERRNDLALNMFRAWYTPFYTCGTIHGDPHLGNYTVRADASINLLDFGCIRIFKPSFVKGVIDLYHALQTDDRDLAAEAYRVWGFNKIDNQLIDILNVWAHFVYAPIMDDRTRRIDETNSAMYGREAAEKVHRALHEVGGLEIPREFVFMDRAAIGLGSVFLHLKAEVNWYQLFHDLIGDFDVNALEKHQTELLNRHGVPLPT